A window of Kineococcus sp. NBC_00420 genomic DNA:
CGACGGCCGAGCTGAGCAGGTCGTCGAAGGAGTACTCGTCCAGGAGCGGGATGCCGTGGGCGATGGCCGCGCGGACCGACGACGAACCGGACCCCGCGTCGTTGGCGACGAGGACGTCCGTGCGCTCGGTGACGTCGGGGTCGACGTGGAGCCCCGCTTCCTCGGCGCGGGCCGCGAGGGCCGCGCGGGGTTCGAGGAAGTGGCCGCTGAAGGCGATGTGCTGACCGGCGTGGAGAGTCACGAGTCCGTGATCGACAGG
This region includes:
- a CDS encoding BRCT domain-containing protein → MTLHAGQHIAFSGHFLEPRAALAARAEEAGLHVDPDVTERTDVLVANDAGSGSSSVRAAIAHGIPLLDEYSFDDLLSSAVAG